The proteins below are encoded in one region of Palleronia sp. LCG004:
- a CDS encoding SDR family oxidoreductase, which produces MRLKDKRTIVTGAASGFGRGIAKTFAREGARVAIVDLDLDGARAVAEEIGEAAIAVECDVSDGAAVQAAVEETEGAFGGIDIVVNNAGWTNRNAPLMETDEATFRKIYDVNVLSIFHMTKSCVPVWRDAGQGVMINVGSTAGIRPRPGLTWYNSSKGAVNLMTRSLAVELAPDRIRVNCIAPVMGATGLLEQFMGMEDTPENREKFIATVPLGRLSEPQDIANAALYLASDEAEFITGVILEVDGGRTV; this is translated from the coding sequence ATGAGGCTGAAGGACAAGCGCACGATCGTCACGGGGGCCGCGTCGGGCTTCGGACGCGGCATCGCGAAGACCTTCGCGCGGGAGGGCGCCAGGGTCGCCATCGTCGATCTGGACCTCGACGGGGCGCGCGCGGTCGCCGAGGAGATCGGCGAGGCCGCGATCGCGGTCGAATGCGACGTGTCGGACGGCGCGGCGGTGCAGGCCGCGGTGGAGGAGACCGAGGGCGCGTTCGGCGGGATCGACATCGTCGTCAACAATGCGGGCTGGACGAACCGCAACGCGCCGCTGATGGAGACCGACGAGGCGACGTTTCGCAAGATCTACGACGTCAACGTGCTGTCGATCTTTCACATGACGAAGAGCTGCGTGCCGGTCTGGCGCGATGCCGGGCAGGGCGTGATGATCAACGTGGGCTCGACCGCGGGCATCCGGCCGCGACCGGGGCTGACGTGGTACAATTCCTCGAAGGGGGCGGTGAACCTGATGACGCGGTCGCTGGCCGTGGAGCTTGCGCCGGACAGGATCCGCGTCAACTGCATCGCGCCGGTGATGGGCGCGACGGGGCTGCTGGAGCAGTTCATGGGGATGGAGGACACGCCCGAGAACCGCGAGAAGTTCATCGCGACCGTGCCGCTGGGGCGGTTGTCGGAGCCGCAGGACATCGCCAATGCGGCGCTCTATCTCGCGTCGGACGAGGCAGAGTTCATCACGGGCGTGATCCTCGAGGTGGATGGCGGGCGGACCGTCTGA
- a CDS encoding fumarate hydratase gives MTRARITGAHFIDSVADALQYVSYYHPPDFITAMARAYAREESPSAKNAIRQILMNARMAAIGHRPICQDTGVVNLFLKVGVEAPIDWTRSPQDMADEATRRAYSLEANPLRNSVVADPLGARRNTRDNTPAMLQTELVAGDKVEVTVSAKGGGSENKAKFAVLNPSDSVADWVVETVAGLGAGWCPPGMIGLGVGGSVDRAMAMAKASLNDPVDIGDLRDRGAATAEEALRLELYDRLNALGIGAQGLGGLTAVLDVKVLSFPTHAASLPVALIPNCVATRHAHFTLDGSGPAEFAPPDLSLWPDLGDGAAEGRRVDLDALDDDLLRSFEPGETLLLSGRMVTGRDAAHRRMIDALDRGEDLPVDLRGRAIYYVGPVDPVGSEVIGPAGPTTSERMDRFTRPLLAASGLRMMIGKAERGPEAVAAIRDHGAVYLIAVGGAAYLVSKAVRSARPVAYEDLGMEAIYEIVVEDMPVTVAVDTRGQSIHVTGPPRWARKI, from the coding sequence ATGACCCGCGCCCGCATCACCGGGGCCCATTTCATCGACAGCGTGGCGGACGCGCTGCAATACGTCTCCTACTATCACCCGCCGGATTTCATCACCGCCATGGCCCGCGCCTACGCGCGCGAGGAAAGCCCCTCGGCGAAGAACGCGATCCGGCAGATCCTGATGAACGCGCGCATGGCCGCGATCGGGCACCGTCCCATCTGTCAGGATACGGGCGTGGTGAACCTCTTTCTCAAGGTCGGTGTCGAGGCCCCGATCGACTGGACGCGCAGCCCGCAGGACATGGCCGACGAGGCCACGCGCCGCGCCTACAGCCTCGAGGCCAATCCGCTGAGAAATTCCGTCGTCGCGGACCCGCTGGGCGCGCGGCGCAACACCCGCGACAACACGCCCGCCATGCTCCAGACCGAACTCGTCGCGGGCGACAAGGTCGAGGTCACGGTCTCGGCCAAGGGCGGCGGGTCCGAGAACAAGGCGAAATTCGCCGTGCTGAACCCGTCGGATTCCGTCGCCGACTGGGTGGTCGAGACGGTCGCGGGCCTCGGGGCCGGGTGGTGCCCGCCCGGCATGATCGGGCTCGGCGTCGGCGGCAGCGTCGATCGCGCGATGGCGATGGCCAAGGCCTCGCTCAACGATCCCGTCGATATCGGCGATCTGCGCGACCGCGGTGCCGCGACGGCCGAGGAGGCTCTGCGCCTCGAACTCTACGACCGGCTGAACGCGCTCGGCATCGGCGCGCAGGGGCTGGGCGGCCTCACCGCCGTGCTCGACGTCAAGGTCCTCAGCTTCCCGACCCATGCGGCCTCGCTTCCGGTGGCGCTGATCCCGAACTGCGTGGCGACGCGGCACGCGCATTTCACGCTCGACGGCTCCGGCCCCGCGGAATTCGCGCCGCCGGACCTCTCGCTCTGGCCGGATCTGGGCGATGGCGCGGCCGAGGGGCGTCGCGTCGATCTCGATGCGCTCGACGACGACCTGCTGCGATCGTTCGAACCGGGCGAGACGCTGCTCCTGTCGGGGCGCATGGTTACCGGCCGCGACGCCGCGCACCGGCGCATGATCGACGCGCTGGATCGCGGCGAGGATCTGCCCGTCGATCTGCGCGGCCGCGCGATCTACTACGTGGGCCCCGTCGATCCCGTGGGCTCCGAGGTGATCGGCCCCGCGGGCCCCACCACCTCGGAACGGATGGACAGGTTCACCCGCCCCCTTCTCGCGGCCTCGGGTCTCAGGATGATGATCGGCAAGGCCGAACGCGGCCCCGAGGCGGTCGCGGCCATCCGCGATCACGGGGCCGTCTATCTCATCGCCGTGGGCGGTGCCGCCTATCTCGTCTCGAAGGCCGTCCGCTCCGCGCGCCCCGTCGCCTACGAGGATCTCGGGATGGAGGCGATCTACGAGATCGTGGTCGAGGACATGCCCGTCACCGTCGCCGTCGACACGCGCGGCCAGTCGATCCACGTGACGGGCCCACCGCGATGGGCCCGCAAGATCTGA